AGGTGACTATTtcgacaaaccacagggacgatctATGTCATTTACTctatacataattaaaaaatattacagtTGATACGAATTTTCTTATTGCAAAGGTATAATACTTAGTGAATTTATCGACTATAATTTTAGGGGCTCATTTTTTCTTATTGCCTCGGGcccaatatttttttaaatattctcAGAGACAGTCCTGATCTTACATCGAAACATTTGAACACAATTATACACGTAAACACGATGGTTGAAATCCGTAGCGTGGGCTTATGAATCCACTATCCACTAGTTAATTTATCTTTGTTAAACTCAtccaaatttttatatttaaaaatataaaaaaaatattaaaaaaaaaaaaaaaaaaaaaaagtatgtacaTCTTACAGGGTCAAATCCgaatatataatcatttttttatatcgCTAAAAATAATCATTTCTCTGGTCGCTAAAAAATAAACTTCCGAAcatataatcatttttttatatcgAAAGAGTAGTCATATTTCCAAAACTCCGGTGACAGaaagttttaagaaaaaataaatcgTCAATGGCATATGTCGAAAGAGGTCATTCCCCTAAATCCCATTATCAAATTATTcgctttcttttttgtttcgattatattatattaatacatatatatatttgatacgAGTATTTGATTTCTTCAGCTttctttttgaatatatacatataattatccGTGTAAATTATATAGATTAATTATAAGGGCGCTCATTGATTAACCCATCTGTGATTTTaaattagtaataataatataataacaataagatTAATTTCGAAATATGTAACTTAGATACTTTTACTAGATTGTTAATATATAGCTTATTTATAATTATGCCAAGGTAAAATTTGATGTAAGTTTTGttaaaagttatgatttttgGTTCTACTTATTAGTTAAATTACTGGCTGGGACACGTATTGGGGCGAGAGTTGCGAAACTGGGTTAATATGATCGATAGTTGTAGGCGTGTAAGTCGAAAAGAATGATTGGATAATTTAGCTGACTTCAAGTCATAATTAGGTCATTATGTGTGTTGATAGGAGGAAGGATCGGGAGAAACGTCTTCTTATAGGGTAGGAAGGATTCTGGTGCTGACACGTGTTTGATGCGCAAAAAGTTATGGTGAGTCATGGTGTAAAAGAATGTGCATCGGATACGTGTCATCACCAAAATGTACCGTACGCTTTTCTTTTTAGaaagataagattttttttcatgAACTTTATCCGTCTTGATAGTGATACCATTGTGAGTTTTGGCTAATGCTTTTACTACGGTCTTACAGGATTGTAGTTTTATTAGGTGTTGATGTTAGGTTTTAGTTGAAAATGTTGCATCTCAATGGACCAAAGTCAAGAATTGTTTGATGCCAATTTGATCTATGTGGTCCATTGGTATGGAGATATGTTTGAAATGCACATGCTTTATTCCGGGTCGGAAAAGTGCCGAGTTGATGGCAACTTTGATGGTTGTCATATGTATACAAGTAGTTTGTTGTAGCAAATCGGGAAATATCCTTATCATATGTGCTTTCTAGTTTCAAGCTTTCATTTTTACTCAGGCACTAATGCACTATGCATATGCAATGACACTCGAGTGTTTTTATGATCAGTAGACTCCCAGTTTTCGTGTTCATATACTTCTTAAAGCGGATATCAGTTGTCATGAATCCCAAATTGTCTTAGGTCTATTCAAATGAGATTTTCCCCTATAGTATGACTTGTCACAGAGCAGGTACTTTAAATAAGAATTTTCCATGTCTAGGcattcagattttgttttgaCCTGATCCAAATGTAGACCTGTCTGGACCCATTCGACTTTGCATGATTTCTCAATGATGACCCACTTCATGCATACTGTGATTTTGGCAGACTTCAGTTAAACCGGGGAGTTACAAATCAACCAGTTTTATTTAGCAACACGGGCTTTAATTGTCAGGACTAAGCAATTTTTACTAACAACTCCAGTGATATTATTTCAGCTTCCATTTcctttgtataaatatatactgCAGATAGTAGATCCCTTGTAATTTTTTAAGCTGATGTTCCAGGGGAGCTTCTGATATCTTTTTCAGAACAAGGATATACTAGTTCGGGTGTATATGACTTTGTTGAACTTATAGTTACTTTATGTTTATTTCCCAGGTGTTGTGAAATCCAATCGAACTATATGGCGTCTCAGAACCATCATTGATTTCTTTTGGGCAGTCATTAATTTCATTTCTGTATTCTTCGCCACTATGTTTTCGGTAATATTGAGTCTTGTGACGCGTTTCTTTAAACAATCCGCCCCGTATGCAATGTGcaataaacatataattttatatgtgACGTATCTGCAGATGGAGAAATCTGATGGTTACAAGAAACTATCTGGTTCCAACAAAAGGTCAGATGGCGGTGGCCCTGGTGGCGGCTATGGCGGTGGCCCATATGGTGGTGGCGGTCCCCGCAGGCCTCCACATGGACTAGACAATGTTAGAGGCATAGACCACAGTATGTTATTTACATATCTCATTTTCCATGACTTCAATTTATGTATAAGTACGGATGGCAGTTTCAATTTATTAACTTATGATTTCTCGGTTTTGGTTTGTGATTTATCTTTAATGGGTAGAAC
The sequence above is drawn from the Erigeron canadensis isolate Cc75 chromosome 4, C_canadensis_v1, whole genome shotgun sequence genome and encodes:
- the LOC122596620 gene encoding selenoprotein K-like → MAYVERGVVKSNRTIWRLRTIIDFFWAVINFISVFFATMFSMEKSDGYKKLSGSNKRSDGGGPGGGYGGGPYGGGGPRRPPHGLDNVRGIDHNSLPACGSCCGG